A DNA window from Gemmatimonadales bacterium contains the following coding sequences:
- a CDS encoding YsnF/AvaK domain-containing protein → MKPFDNPETTRGTGTVVGLFRDNTQAERAIRALKAAGFADRQIGVLMQDRDEQRRFAMDTGTKAGEGAATGAVSGGVLGGILGLLAGVGALAIPGIGPAIAGGALASTLTGAGIGAAAGGLIGALIGMGIPEEDARYYESGFREGGILVTVDAGADADLARRTLFDSDAEFGPEATSRLGVEDRKRLQLREEELRASKEQVKAGEVRVRKDVVTEEKTIQVPVTREEAVIERHPVSGRPASGDIKKGEEIRIPLSEEEVRVEKRPVVKEEITVGKKRVQDTETVRDTVRREEARVEETGEGRARKSWKGKERRVRYDQSYAGPERRLVTT, encoded by the coding sequence ATGAAGCCATTCGATAATCCAGAGACGACCCGAGGGACGGGCACGGTCGTCGGCCTGTTCCGCGACAACACCCAGGCGGAACGGGCAATCCGCGCGCTCAAAGCGGCGGGCTTCGCCGACCGGCAAATCGGCGTACTCATGCAGGACCGGGACGAGCAGCGGCGGTTCGCGATGGACACCGGCACCAAGGCGGGTGAGGGTGCGGCGACGGGTGCGGTGAGCGGTGGCGTCCTTGGCGGTATCCTCGGGCTGCTCGCCGGAGTGGGCGCACTAGCGATTCCGGGAATTGGCCCCGCCATCGCGGGGGGCGCGCTTGCCTCGACACTGACGGGAGCGGGGATCGGCGCTGCCGCCGGCGGCCTGATCGGGGCGCTCATCGGCATGGGCATCCCCGAGGAGGACGCCCGGTACTACGAGTCCGGGTTTCGGGAAGGTGGGATCCTGGTGACGGTCGACGCGGGCGCCGACGCGGACCTGGCGCGTCGGACACTATTTGACTCGGACGCGGAGTTCGGCCCCGAGGCCACCTCGAGACTCGGTGTCGAGGATCGGAAACGCCTGCAGTTGCGTGAGGAAGAGCTGCGGGCGAGCAAGGAGCAGGTGAAGGCCGGCGAAGTCCGGGTTCGCAAGGACGTCGTCACCGAGGAGAAGACCATTCAGGTGCCGGTGACGCGTGAGGAAGCGGTGATCGAACGACACCCCGTCTCGGGTCGACCGGCCAGCGGCGACATCAAAAAGGGTGAAGAGATCCGGATTCCACTCAGTGAGGAGGAGGTCCGGGTGGAGAAACGGCCGGTGGTGAAGGAGGAGATTACGGTCGGCAAGAAGCGGGTGCAGGATACCGAGACCGTTCGCGACACCGTCCGGCGCGAGGAGGCCCGGGTAGAGGAGACTGGCGAGGGCCGTGCGCGCAAGTCGTGGAAGGGCAAGGAGCGCCGCGTCCGGTATGACCAGAGCTACGCCGGCCCGGAGCGCCGATTGGTAACGACGTAA